A single window of Methanomassiliicoccales archaeon DNA harbors:
- a CDS encoding leucine-rich repeat protein gives MFMRSRISFITFAIALLLMLGALVMMVSSPAAAEVSLDGNFSYRHYQEGVEITAYLGAESVVVVPSDIDGNPVVSIGASAFASGTTLVPLTSVQIQADVRSIGDSAFYQSGATINIPATVQKIENNAFYGCTGLTAVAIPDGVTTIGSGAFQGCTNLNSLTLDGAISLSSVGSNAFASTAIQSVTIPDSVASIGTDAFNNDPALTQIAVGAGNSNYASIGGVLYNKAITTLIKYTAGKPGDFVVPDSVTNIVANSFLGCTGLQSVTVPSGVTNIGASAFSGCTALTRMEFKGNSPNMGANWASGATGLKVYYHSGASGFSGPSWNGITLVGLYGLTMSSNFGTTSVGGIFEEGAQVTITATAPTANSGENYVWSGWTGTGTGSYSGTDLTRVITVNADITEQAVWTKQYWVTVSSNPVTGGTTVPTAGPQWIDAGPLSIQASTSAGYSFSSWSSTGPITFNDQSSSTVATVSGPGTITAGFTVNSVEITITSTPTGAGYVLVDGNPIVTPWTGSWVPGEKHDLVATDSIGANEQYLFLSWSDTGARAHQYTMPMLSDTITASFNHQYLVTMNASFGTTTPSIGTHWYDAGTVLTIDATAPVASGGSQYVWKGWTGTGTGSYSGIDRPTSNVVVNGPITETAGFTKQYQVTFAVSPAGGGTITPAPGTQWIDAGPLSIQATPSAGYNFSSWSNNDGLTTFGDSQRSSTTTNIVGPVIITANFGPLPVSVTIRSSGSAATGYVLVDGVGITTPKSFVWTPGTNHTLEAVGNVSAGTGERYSFGSWSDGGARSHSYLVTTSPATVTASFSHQFALTMNANGGTTTPGAGILWVNASSKVTLNATAPPANAGSQYSWKGWTGTGSGSYTGASQLATNAVTMNGPITETAIWGLQYAVNISTNFGVTSPLAGISWFDAGSTITLTATAPAAGANERYLFNGWVGSGVIAYNGMDNPATNAVTVNGPINQTASWTLQRGPGMVTGLTAIAGDSMISLSWNAPSDSGMPVDGYVVFQDGVPVKSVTTLYATIVGLTNGQSYSFTVAAHNAIGNGQTPTAVSIKPIKGASTLILEITSPVTGSYNSTGSVILKWNITDFGSAVVKTEVSSEVSPWITVTGTSYVMGGLSEGPHTLYVRVTDAVNNEVTRLVPIIVDRSPPIVTAKTPTPGGYVNNQYVTFTWAINDTGSGLFSTEISTDGINWAVQLVAGKTSIYQDGSYKFYIRATDNAGNNVTAIIPFTVDTVLPTVVMKSPSGNAESTVVGINITFSESMNRASTIISVAGVGGAVVWSGSNSVSFMPVSALRGWTNYSVSVNGTDLAGNPITKSWTFRTALWGTISGVVHDYDGKPLANAVVKLIAIPTAAQNSSLSLAASTGIVKVLTTTSDAYGAYAFHDVTIGNYTLEVTAPGRQAKNTPVSMTMNDIRNGGLTVDPEASPAGMVDGLLFLIAIAAISAGLIGLVLMVRKRRNPPTKASILEFRDALPPTAEMQENQEKG, from the coding sequence ATGTTCATGAGGTCGAGGATCAGCTTCATTACCTTCGCGATCGCATTACTTCTGATGCTGGGGGCATTGGTTATGATGGTTTCCAGCCCAGCCGCAGCAGAAGTCTCCCTCGATGGAAATTTCAGCTACAGGCATTACCAGGAAGGTGTCGAGATAACTGCCTACCTCGGCGCAGAATCGGTTGTTGTGGTTCCATCGGACATTGACGGCAATCCGGTGGTCTCAATAGGGGCTTCAGCGTTCGCATCTGGCACAACTCTTGTGCCGCTGACCTCGGTCCAGATCCAGGCCGACGTGAGGTCTATCGGAGATTCCGCTTTCTATCAAAGCGGGGCAACCATAAATATTCCCGCAACGGTCCAAAAGATCGAGAACAATGCCTTCTATGGATGCACCGGATTGACAGCGGTCGCCATTCCTGACGGTGTCACCACCATAGGCAGCGGCGCATTCCAGGGATGCACCAATCTGAACTCCCTGACCTTAGACGGCGCGATCAGTCTGAGTTCGGTAGGAAGCAACGCCTTTGCTTCCACCGCCATTCAATCGGTTACCATCCCCGACAGCGTGGCCTCCATCGGAACTGACGCTTTCAATAACGATCCTGCCCTGACCCAGATAGCCGTAGGGGCTGGCAACTCGAACTATGCCAGCATAGGCGGTGTCCTCTATAACAAGGCCATAACAACCCTGATCAAGTATACGGCCGGCAAGCCCGGCGATTTCGTTGTCCCGGACAGCGTCACAAATATCGTGGCAAATTCGTTCCTCGGCTGTACCGGATTGCAGAGCGTCACCGTCCCGAGCGGCGTTACCAACATCGGGGCCAGCGCGTTCTCCGGATGTACGGCATTGACCAGAATGGAATTCAAGGGCAACTCGCCCAACATGGGCGCGAACTGGGCGAGCGGCGCGACCGGCCTTAAGGTCTATTACCATAGCGGTGCCTCCGGCTTCTCCGGCCCGTCCTGGAATGGCATCACATTGGTCGGTCTTTATGGACTGACCATGTCGTCGAATTTCGGGACGACATCGGTCGGGGGCATCTTCGAGGAGGGAGCCCAGGTCACGATCACCGCCACAGCACCGACCGCCAACAGTGGCGAGAACTATGTCTGGAGCGGCTGGACCGGAACAGGCACCGGAAGCTATAGCGGTACCGACCTTACCCGCGTGATCACGGTCAATGCTGACATCACCGAGCAGGCCGTATGGACCAAGCAATACTGGGTCACCGTCTCGTCCAATCCGGTGACGGGGGGAACGACCGTCCCGACCGCGGGACCCCAATGGATCGACGCCGGACCTCTCTCGATACAGGCCAGCACTTCAGCAGGCTACAGCTTCTCATCCTGGTCCAGCACCGGTCCCATCACCTTCAATGACCAATCTTCCTCCACGGTGGCGACCGTTTCCGGCCCGGGGACCATCACCGCGGGGTTCACGGTGAATTCGGTCGAGATAACGATCACTTCCACCCCAACGGGTGCCGGTTATGTCCTGGTGGACGGAAATCCCATCGTCACTCCTTGGACGGGCTCCTGGGTACCGGGAGAGAAACACGACCTGGTGGCGACGGACTCGATCGGTGCGAACGAACAGTACCTGTTCCTTAGCTGGAGCGACACCGGGGCCAGGGCACATCAGTACACCATGCCGATGTTGTCGGACACGATCACCGCCAGCTTCAACCATCAATATCTGGTCACAATGAACGCCAGCTTCGGAACCACCACCCCATCGATCGGTACGCATTGGTACGATGCCGGAACGGTGCTGACGATAGATGCGACCGCCCCAGTGGCCAGCGGTGGATCGCAATATGTATGGAAGGGCTGGACCGGGACCGGGACTGGAAGCTATTCAGGGATCGACAGACCAACATCGAATGTGGTGGTCAACGGGCCGATCACAGAGACAGCCGGTTTCACCAAGCAATACCAGGTCACCTTCGCGGTCTCTCCGGCCGGAGGAGGGACCATAACCCCGGCGCCGGGCACCCAATGGATCGACGCCGGACCTCTCTCGATCCAGGCCACACCGTCGGCCGGTTACAACTTCTCATCCTGGAGCAACAACGACGGTCTGACGACCTTCGGTGATTCGCAGAGGTCCTCCACAACCACCAACATCGTAGGGCCGGTGATCATCACGGCGAACTTCGGGCCGCTCCCGGTCTCCGTGACCATCAGGTCCTCGGGATCGGCCGCGACAGGATATGTGCTGGTAGACGGTGTTGGGATCACCACGCCGAAGAGCTTCGTCTGGACCCCGGGCACCAACCACACCCTGGAGGCAGTGGGCAACGTCTCCGCCGGGACGGGAGAGAGGTACTCGTTCGGCTCGTGGAGCGATGGCGGCGCCCGGTCGCATTCCTACCTGGTAACGACATCGCCGGCCACCGTCACCGCCAGCTTCAGCCACCAGTTCGCACTCACCATGAACGCCAATGGGGGGACCACCACGCCTGGCGCCGGCATCCTTTGGGTTAACGCCAGCTCAAAGGTCACCCTGAACGCCACCGCCCCCCCGGCCAATGCCGGATCGCAATACTCATGGAAGGGCTGGACGGGAACGGGTTCCGGTAGCTATACCGGCGCCAGTCAGCTCGCCACCAACGCCGTGACGATGAACGGACCGATAACCGAGACGGCGATATGGGGTCTGCAGTACGCGGTCAACATCTCCACGAACTTCGGCGTGACCTCTCCGCTGGCGGGGATCAGCTGGTTCGATGCAGGCTCCACGATCACGCTTACCGCCACGGCGCCCGCCGCCGGTGCCAATGAAAGGTACCTCTTCAACGGCTGGGTCGGGTCCGGCGTCATAGCATACAATGGAATGGACAACCCGGCCACAAACGCCGTGACCGTCAACGGGCCCATCAACCAGACCGCTTCCTGGACCCTGCAGAGGGGGCCCGGTATGGTCACTGGCCTGACCGCGATAGCAGGCGATTCCATGATCAGTCTGAGCTGGAACGCACCTTCCGACAGCGGAATGCCTGTGGACGGCTATGTGGTCTTCCAGGATGGAGTGCCAGTGAAGTCGGTCACCACCCTTTATGCCACCATCGTCGGTCTCACCAACGGACAGTCATACTCGTTCACGGTCGCAGCCCATAATGCGATCGGGAACGGGCAGACCCCGACCGCCGTGTCGATAAAGCCGATCAAAGGGGCGAGCACCCTTATCCTCGAGATAACCTCGCCAGTGACAGGTTCGTACAACAGCACCGGCAGTGTGATCCTGAAGTGGAACATCACCGACTTTGGCTCGGCCGTGGTGAAGACGGAGGTCAGCAGCGAGGTCTCCCCCTGGATAACGGTCACCGGAACGAGCTATGTGATGGGCGGACTGTCGGAGGGGCCGCACACCCTGTACGTCCGGGTCACCGATGCGGTGAACAACGAGGTCACCAGATTGGTCCCGATCATCGTCGACAGATCCCCGCCGATCGTTACCGCAAAGACGCCGACGCCAGGCGGATATGTCAACAACCAGTATGTCACGTTCACCTGGGCGATCAATGATACCGGTTCCGGCCTTTTCAGTACCGAGATAAGCACCGACGGTATCAATTGGGCCGTACAGTTGGTGGCAGGGAAGACCTCAATATATCAGGACGGTTCGTACAAGTTCTACATCCGGGCCACTGACAACGCCGGTAACAATGTGACGGCCATCATCCCCTTCACCGTCGACACGGTATTGCCGACCGTGGTGATGAAGTCCCCATCCGGCAACGCCGAGTCCACCGTCGTCGGGATCAACATCACCTTCAGCGAGTCGATGAACCGGGCATCGACGATCATATCGGTGGCCGGGGTGGGCGGAGCGGTGGTGTGGAGCGGCAGCAACAGCGTGTCGTTCATGCCGGTGTCGGCCCTCAGGGGCTGGACCAACTACAGCGTCTCGGTGAACGGCACGGACCTGGCCGGGAATCCCATCACGAAGTCCTGGACCTTCAGGACCGCCCTCTGGGGCACGATATCCGGCGTGGTCCACGACTACGACGGGAAGCCGCTGGCCAACGCCGTCGTGAAGCTGATCGCGATACCGACGGCCGCCCAGAACAGCTCGCTCTCATTGGCGGCGTCCACCGGCATCGTCAAGGTGCTGACCACGACCTCCGACGCATACGGAGCGTACGCATTCCATGATGTGACGATCGGGAACTATACCCTGGAGGTCACCGCCCCCGGTCGCCAGGCAAAGAACACGCCGGTATCGATGACCATGAACGATATAAGGAACGGCGGGCTGACCGTCGATCCGGAAGCGTCCCCGGCTGGTATGGTGGACGGACTGCTGTTCCTGATAGCCATCGCGGCCATCTCCGCCGGCCTGATAGGCCTGGTGCTAATGGTCCGGAAGAGGAGGAACCCCCCGACGAAAGCGTCGATCCTGGAATTCAGGGATGCGTTGCCGCCGACCGCGGAGATGCAGGAGAACCAGGAAAAAGGATGA
- a CDS encoding flavodoxin family protein, whose product MKVVIVYDSVSKARMTEKVAVLIQDGLKEKGVEAEALHVGHAGGVKIEDFDCLIIGSPTMGWRPTKETVKFLEGLKGKQISGKFAASFDTQMKSIMSGNANKAMQKQLGELGFKIVGSPLPAYVHGGKDNYQLRDGEPEKVKEWAKGVAAAVGSK is encoded by the coding sequence ATGAAGGTAGTGATAGTCTACGACTCGGTTTCGAAGGCAAGGATGACGGAAAAGGTCGCAGTGCTCATCCAGGACGGGCTGAAGGAGAAGGGCGTTGAGGCCGAGGCCCTGCACGTCGGCCATGCCGGCGGGGTCAAGATCGAGGACTTCGATTGTCTGATCATAGGCTCACCGACCATGGGCTGGAGGCCGACCAAGGAGACGGTGAAGTTCTTGGAAGGGCTCAAGGGAAAGCAGATCTCCGGCAAGTTCGCGGCCTCCTTCGATACTCAGATGAAATCGATCATGAGCGGCAATGCCAACAAGGCGATGCAGAAGCAGCTGGGGGAGCTCGGCTTCAAGATCGTCGGTTCCCCGCTGCCTGCATACGTCCACGGGGGGAAGGACAATTACCAGCTCCGTGACGGGGAACCGGAGAAGGTCAAGGAGTGGGCCAAGGGCGTGGCGGCAGCGGTCGGCAGCAAGTAG
- a CDS encoding hybrid sensor histidine kinase/response regulator, whose amino-acid sequence MSTIKNADRERDSVHVLAVEDNPGDLGLVREYLYSAILGQYRIASTGMLSKALEMLGTEDYDVILLDLNLPDSRGFDTFTKIHCKFPQVPIVVLTGSTDEGSAAKAINEGAQDYLFKNDLTSSSLSHAIIFAIERKRIELELIAEKGRAELYLDLLTHDINNYITAALGYLQLAEMRLQLEDKDKKLILIPMQELRNSSELIANVRNIQRLEADRYRTEMVEIGAMLEEIKGEYEHPPGREVRIAMEMREGCRSKVSSLLRDAFGNIVSNAIKHSTGPLVIGIALTMISQDGDEHCRISIEDNGPGIADEMKEKVFDRSTRGGTKATGHGLGLYLVKRLVEDQGGWVWAEDRVPGDHTKGARFVIVL is encoded by the coding sequence ATGTCAACTATAAAGAATGCCGATAGGGAAAGGGATTCCGTCCATGTGCTGGCGGTCGAGGACAACCCCGGGGACCTCGGTCTGGTCAGGGAATACCTGTACAGCGCCATTCTTGGGCAATACAGGATAGCCAGTACCGGCATGTTGTCAAAGGCGTTGGAAATGCTTGGGACCGAGGATTACGATGTGATACTGCTCGATCTCAATCTCCCGGACAGCAGAGGGTTCGATACGTTCACGAAGATACACTGCAAGTTCCCCCAGGTCCCCATCGTGGTGCTGACCGGTTCCACCGATGAGGGGTCGGCCGCGAAGGCGATCAACGAAGGGGCGCAGGATTACCTGTTCAAGAACGATCTCACCTCGAGCAGCCTGAGCCACGCCATCATCTTCGCCATCGAACGGAAGCGCATCGAGCTGGAGCTGATAGCGGAGAAGGGCCGTGCCGAGCTGTACCTCGACCTGCTCACCCATGACATCAACAATTACATCACTGCCGCACTGGGCTATCTGCAGCTGGCGGAGATGCGGCTGCAGCTGGAGGACAAGGACAAGAAGCTCATCCTCATACCCATGCAGGAGCTTCGGAACAGCAGCGAGCTGATCGCCAACGTGCGCAACATTCAGAGGCTCGAGGCGGACCGTTACAGGACCGAAATGGTGGAGATCGGCGCCATGCTGGAGGAGATCAAGGGGGAGTACGAGCATCCTCCGGGCAGGGAGGTGAGGATCGCTATGGAGATGCGGGAAGGATGCAGGTCAAAGGTCTCCAGTCTGCTGAGGGATGCGTTCGGTAACATAGTCAGCAACGCCATCAAGCATTCCACCGGTCCTCTGGTGATAGGCATTGCGCTGACCATGATATCGCAGGATGGTGATGAGCACTGCCGGATCAGCATAGAGGACAACGGCCCCGGGATAGCGGACGAAATGAAGGAGAAGGTGTTCGACCGTTCCACACGAGGGGGCACCAAGGCGACCGGGCATGGGCTCGGGCTATATCTGGTCAAACGCCTGGTGGAGGACCAGGGAGGGTGGGTATGGGCCGAGGACCGGGTTCCCGGCGACCATACCAAGGGGGCCAGGTTCGTGATCGTTCTGTGA